In Parabacteroides timonensis, the genomic stretch CAAAACCGGACCCAACGCTCGACGAGAATGTAAATGCCTGGATCTACGATATCATGGAAAAGCATTATATGTGGTATGACGAAATCCCGGCAAAGGAATCACTCGACATGACAACCGACCCCGAGAAATTCTTCAACCTGTTGCTTTCCGATAAAGACGGCAAAGTGTTAAAGGGAGAAACAGAGCATCATTATTTCTCAAGAATAGAAAAGAAAAAGACTTCCACCAAATCAATCGACGAAGAATCGACATACGGTTTCGACTTTGCAACAGCCAAAATACCGGGTACAAATACAAAAGTTGCCTGGATAATATACACTCTCCCTAATTCACCTGCAACAGAAGCAGGCCTAAAGCGGGGCGACTGGATTTTAGCTGTAAACAGCGAAACACCCAACATCACCGACATCAGTGTATTAAGAAGTGGAAACGCTGTCAAATTCTATACCGGCACATACAATTCCGCAAACAAGAGTTGGACAATCACCAACTCTGTCAATATCTCAGCAAGCCTCCCGGTAGAAAACACCCCTTTCTTAAAAGACTCGGTCTATCATTATGGAGATAAGCATATCGGCTATCTGGCATACAACCATTTCTCTTCCGGCCCAGATGGCTACGAAGACAAAACATGGGATAAACAAATGAAACAGATATTTGCGAACTTCAAGTCTCAGAATGTAAACGAATTCGTTCTCGATTTGCGCTATAATGGAGGAGGATTGGTCACTTCTGCACAGTTGTTAACTTCTATGCTTGCCCCTGCTAAAGACCTGGGTAAGACCTTCTGTAAAATGGAGTACAATGATAAATATAAGGATAACAACAGAAGTTTGGCTTTAGAATCGGCCGCCTCTGTATCCGGAGAGAATCTGGACCTGAAACGGTTATATGTGTTAGTAGGCCCGAATACAGCCTCAGCCTCCGAGGCAGTTATCAACTGCCTGATCCCATATATGGGAAGATCGAACATTACACTGATCGGAGAACAAACGATCGGAAAAAACGTTGGCTCCGAACAATACGGAGATAACCAGGACTACGACTGGTTAATTTCCCCTATCGTCCTGCATATAAAGAATGCGGATGGAAACGCGAATTACGAGGACGGCTTCGTTCCGGATATCCTGTTGGAGGAATTGTTTGTAAACAACACTTTATATCCATTGGGAGATCCCGACGAATTGCTGCTTAAAACTGCATTCAACCAGATTTTGAACAAAGGATTGAAAAGCACTCCTATTGAAAATACGGAGCACGCAAAGATCTTCTTTAATCCTATCCTGAATAAAAGAACGAACGGAATGTTATTACTTCCACAATAACAGCTTACCGAACGCAGAGTAACGCAGATATATTGTTTATCAACAAAATAAGTCCGCGTTACTCTGCGTATTCTGTGATAATAGAACTTTCAGGGTTCACCCAGATATTCAAAAATGAGCGTTACTTGTTTGGGAGTTAAAATCTTCTGCCCGTTATAGTAGCCAGCATCGACAAGGGCCTGCATGAGCGGTTTGTTATACACGAGCCAGCGTTTTAACTGTACGCCTGCGCTACGGATGTTGCTGTGCGGGAAATACATCACACTCAGCTCTTTGATAGATAATGTTGTTGGTTTCATCTTGATAACAAAGATAGCGAAAAGAATTGAAAATCGGAATGTTTATCGTACCATCTTTAATAGGATCAACCCGGAAAGAATCAGGAGGATCAATAAGGTTGGGAGCTGCCAGACCGTTGTCTCTTTCTTTTTTTCCTGCGTTTGTGCGAATAACCGTTCAAGCTGTTCTTCATATTGATAAACGAGCGTCTGCAAGCTGTCGCAGGTGGCTGTGACAAACAAGGTGTCGTGCCGGAAGCGGATTTCGGCTGTCGCCTGTCCGTGTAATCTGCGTTCCTTAATATCGACTTTGATACATCGCCCTACTTGTAAAGTACCTGCTGCCGGTTGAAACCTTCGCGATAGGAAAGATGCAGGAACTTTTTCCGCCGGTAAACGATTGCCTGGTCGAAAGCCAGTCCGGAAGCTTGCAGGATTCCCAATAAAACCTCCGGCCCTTCAGCGATATAGCAATCGGCTGCTTCGCCTTTCGTATGCTGCGAGTTTTTAACGCCTCCTGCAAGCAGGTTGACAGCCTCGTTGCGGTAGCCGCTGGTGATGGCGATGGTTTTGCCATAACGATTCCGAAGTGGTTGCAACAGATGGGTTGTTAGGTTTTTCAATGCCAGAAGCGCTTGCGGATTCGGGATGTTTTCGAGCCCCTGTTCGATGGCGATCCGGCTGTAAGTAAATTCTTCTAAGGTGAAATTTTTTGATAGCTGGAGATGCATTCTTATTTATTAGATTTATATTTATAATCGACCCCGAACAACGCCCCGGCAAAGGTG encodes the following:
- a CDS encoding DUF4248 domain-containing protein, with protein sequence MKPTTLSIKELSVMYFPHSNIRSAGVQLKRWLVYNKPLMQALVDAGYYNGQKILTPKQVTLIFEYLGEP
- a CDS encoding S41 family peptidase yields the protein MNHKHYFCFLLGCLSIVMASCSTDDPKPDPTLDENVNAWIYDIMEKHYMWYDEIPAKESLDMTTDPEKFFNLLLSDKDGKVLKGETEHHYFSRIEKKKTSTKSIDEESTYGFDFATAKIPGTNTKVAWIIYTLPNSPATEAGLKRGDWILAVNSETPNITDISVLRSGNAVKFYTGTYNSANKSWTITNSVNISASLPVENTPFLKDSVYHYGDKHIGYLAYNHFSSGPDGYEDKTWDKQMKQIFANFKSQNVNEFVLDLRYNGGGLVTSAQLLTSMLAPAKDLGKTFCKMEYNDKYKDNNRSLALESAASVSGENLDLKRLYVLVGPNTASASEAVINCLIPYMGRSNITLIGEQTIGKNVGSEQYGDNQDYDWLISPIVLHIKNADGNANYEDGFVPDILLEELFVNNTLYPLGDPDELLLKTAFNQILNKGLKSTPIENTEHAKIFFNPILNKRTNGMLLLPQ
- a CDS encoding D-Ala-D-Ala carboxypeptidase family metallohydrolase translates to MHLQLSKNFTLEEFTYSRIAIEQGLENIPNPQALLALKNLTTHLLQPLRNRYGKTIAITSGYRNEAVNLLAGGVKNSQHTKGEAADCYIAEGPEVLLGILQASGLAFDQAIVYRRKKFLHLSYREGFNRQQVLYK